Below is a genomic region from Flavobacterium ginsengisoli.
ACTGTCTTGATTGCCCCATTAATATCGCTTGAAGTAATAATCGTTTCATTACCTGCTTTTGTTTTTACGGCAGGTTTTATCGTTTTAACTTCTGTAGGTTTTACAACCAATAAATTAACCGCTTTTTCATTCTCATACAATTCTTTTACTTGATCTGGAGATAATGCTACATTATAAATCTTTAAATCGTCTATATCTGCATTGATGCCTATCATAGTATTAATTTCACCTAATCTGAAAATATTACCATTAGTAGATCTTGTCATGCCCTCTAGATACTTCAATAATTTACCATCGCGATACATCTTAGAAGTAGCTCCTTCATAAGTAATAGTGTAATTGTACCAAACGCTCTTTTCAAGAGGTGTAGATACTATAATATCATTAGAAGCGCCCCAAGCCGCCAAACTCAAATCTGAGTTAGAAGTTGTTGTACCTTGCTGTAATAAGCCACAATATTGTGCATTAAAAGCATTTCCGTAACCCCAAATATAATTTGCGTTTGAAATATCATTGAATTTTACCCAAATACTAATTGTTCTAGCACTTTTTCCTTGAGGAAGATTATCAATTACAGCTTCCAAAGCTTTATTATTTAATCGTTGAGCTCCTTTTATAACTCCTGCTCTATCAGTCACAAAATTATCTGAACCAATAAATGAAGTTGTATTTGCGGTATTGTTTAAAGTGCCATTAAAGTTAAATTCCTGAATCGGTGTTTGAGCATTCACATTCAAATAACTTACAAACAACACTGTTAGTAGTAATTTTTTCATAATAGTAGATTTTAGGGATTAAACAACTAGGTTATTTTAATACCGCTAAACTATATTATTACCATATGGAGCTAAAATATTTCCGACAACTTACCTAAATACTCGTTAAAATAACGTTTTTTATGCATTTTGTAGACGAAAAGCATTTTTTAAAATTCATAAATACTCCTAAAAAAATAAAATAAAATCATTACAACCACTAATTTCTTACGTATAAATACGGTATTTTTAATAAAATTAAAAAATTTAACTTTTAAAACAAAGCTCTTAAATACAATGAAAAAAAATGGATATAAAAAAAACTCCATTCGTAAATTTCGAATGGAGTTTCTATATTTTGAAAAGTATTATATTACTTTACGAATTCAATTTTTTGTGCTTCTTCTTCATTAACACTATCAAAGAAACCTTGCTCGTTCATCCAGTCATCGCTGAATACTTTACTCATGTAACGAGAACCATGATCTGGGAAAATAGCAATAATATTACTGTCTTTTGTAAATTCGCCTTCTTCTGCATATTGTTTAATAGCTTGCATTACTGCTCCAGAAGTATATCCAACAAATAAACCTTCTTTTCTAGTGATTTCTCTCGCTGAGTGAGCACTTTCTTCGTCGGTTACTTTCATGAATTTATCAATAATATCAAAATCTGTAGCAGAAGGGATTAAGTTTTTACCAAGACCTTCTATACGATAAGGATAAATTTCTTTGCTATCGAATTCTTTTGTCTCATGGTATTTTTTCAATACAGATCCAAAAGCATCAACTCCTAAGATTCTAATATTTGGATTTTTTTCTTTTAAGAATTTTGCAGTTCCAGAGATAGTTCCTCCTGTTCCGCTGCAAGCAACTAAGTGCGTAATTTGTCCTTTTGTTTGTTCCCAAATCTCTGGACCTGTAGTGTTGTAGTGAGCATCAATATTTAACTGGTTGAAATATTGATTAATGTAGACTGAGCCTTTTGTCTCTTCATGCAAACGTTTTGCTACATTATAATAAGATCTTTCATCATCTGCTGAAACGTGAGCCGGACACACATACACTTTGGCGCCTAAACTTCTCAACATGTCAATTTTATCTTTAGATGATTTTGAGCTCACAGCCAAAATACAATTGTAACCTTTAATAATGCTTACCATTGCTAAACTAAATCCTGTATTACCAGATGTTGTTTCGATAATGGTATCTCCTGGAGATAGAATTCCTTTTCTTTCGGCTTCTTCAATAATATATAGTGCTATTCTATCTTTTGAGGAATGACCTGGGTTGAAAGCTTCTACCTTTGCGTAGAAATTTCCTTCTAACTCTTCGGTAATTTTATTTAGCTTAATAAGAGGGGTGTTTCCTATTAATTCTAAAACATTATTATAAGCAGTTATTTCTTCTTTCATAAAAAAATAGTTAATCAAAGGTCTTTTTTAAATTAACCTTGATAGGTTGCAAATTTAACAAAAAATTTCTAATTAGCTTTTAATTTTTTCTAAATCTAATAAAAAACTAAATTCTTTTGCTAAGTCTTTTAAAGCTTCAAAACGTCCTGAAGCCCCGCCATGACCTGCATCCATGTTTGTATCTAAAAACAAAAGTTTATTATTTGTTTTTAAATCTCGCAATTTTGCTACCCATTTAGCTGGCTCCCAATATTGTACCTGCGAATCGTGCAGACCAGTAGATACATACATGTTTGGATATTCCTGTGCTTTTACGTTATCATAAGGCGAATACGATAACATATAATCGTAATATTTTTTATTGTTTGGGTTCCCCCATTCGTCATATTCTCCAGTTGTAAGCGGAATACTGTCATCCAACATCGTGGTAATTACGTCTACAAAAGGCACCTGAGCGATAACGCCATTATACAATTCAGGAGCTTCATTTACAATCACTCCCATTAAAAGTCCTCCAGCAGATCCTCCCTCCGCATAAAGATGCTCTGGAGAAGTATACTTTTGGTCAATTACAAATTTAGAGCAATCGATGAAATCTGTAAAGGTATTTTTCTTTTTTAACAGTTTTCCATCTTCATACCATTGTCTTCCTAGATCCTCTCCTCCTCTAATATGGGCGATTGCGTAAACAAATCCGCGATCTAAGAGCGATAATCTTGTCGAAGAAAAATAAGTATCCATTGTAATTCCGTACGAACCATATGCGTATAATAACAAAGGATTTTTACCATTTTTCTCTAATCCCTTTCTATAAACCATAGAAATAGGCACTTTTACGCCATCTCTTGCTGTTGCCCAAACTCGTTCTTCTACATAATTGTTTTTATCAAACTTTCCGCCCAAAACCTCTTGCTCTTTTAATATTTCTTTGGTTTTAGTCTTCATATTAAAATCAATTACAGAGGAAGGTGTTGCCAATGATTGGTAACTGTAACGTAAAATATCGGTATCAAAATCAACATTTGTTGTTGTGTACGCATTATACGTTTCACTGCCAAAAGGAAGATAATAATCTGGCTCATCATTCCAAGGCATAATTCTAATATGATTTAATCCGTTTGAGCGCTCTTCAATAACTAAATAGTTTTTAAAAATCTCAATATCTTCCAACAAAACATCTTCTCTGTGCGGAATAAGATCTACCCAATTTTTCTTTCCTGTCTTGTCTTCTGGCGTTTTCATTAACTTAAAATTCGTCGCCTTGTCTTTATTGGTTAAAATATAAAATGAATCTTCATAATGAGAAATACTATATTCTAATCCGCGAACACGTGGCTGAAAAACAGCAAATTCTCCATCTGGATTATTAGAATTCAGAATTCTATATTCGGTAGTTAATGTACTTCCAGAACCAATAACAATATATTTTCTTGATTTTTCTTTACTGATCGATACATTAAAAGTGTCATCTGTTTCATCATAAACCAAAACATCATTTTCTGAACTGGTATTTAATTTATGTCTAAAAACTTTATCTGCTCTTAATGTCACTTCATCCTGTCTCACATAAAATATAGTATTGTTATCGTTTGCCCAAACAGAAGCTCCCGTAACATTTTCTATTTTATCAGCCAAAATTTCTCCGGTTTCTAAGTTTTTAATCTGAATAGTGTAAATTCTTCTTCCTACAATATCTACTCCAAAGCTGGCAAATTTATTA
It encodes:
- a CDS encoding LamG domain-containing protein; this encodes MKKLLLTVLFVSYLNVNAQTPIQEFNFNGTLNNTANTTSFIGSDNFVTDRAGVIKGAQRLNNKALEAVIDNLPQGKSARTISIWVKFNDISNANYIWGYGNAFNAQYCGLLQQGTTTSNSDLSLAAWGASNDIIVSTPLEKSVWYNYTITYEGATSKMYRDGKLLKYLEGMTRSTNGNIFRLGEINTMIGINADIDDLKIYNVALSPDQVKELYENEKAVNLLVVKPTEVKTIKPAVKTKAGNETIITSSDINGAIKTVEVYSQGQKIAGSNAANISDLPEGTYLLKITSTPSKKITSK
- a CDS encoding PLP-dependent cysteine synthase family protein; amino-acid sequence: MKEEITAYNNVLELIGNTPLIKLNKITEELEGNFYAKVEAFNPGHSSKDRIALYIIEEAERKGILSPGDTIIETTSGNTGFSLAMVSIIKGYNCILAVSSKSSKDKIDMLRSLGAKVYVCPAHVSADDERSYYNVAKRLHEETKGSVYINQYFNQLNIDAHYNTTGPEIWEQTKGQITHLVACSGTGGTISGTAKFLKEKNPNIRILGVDAFGSVLKKYHETKEFDSKEIYPYRIEGLGKNLIPSATDFDIIDKFMKVTDEESAHSAREITRKEGLFVGYTSGAVMQAIKQYAEEGEFTKDSNIIAIFPDHGSRYMSKVFSDDWMNEQGFFDSVNEEEAQKIEFVK
- a CDS encoding S9 family peptidase, with the translated sequence MQNDISAPKAKIIPKTLKKHKETRIDNYFWLNNREDSEVIDYLNKENAYYESMTSHTQNLKDSLFEEMKGRIKEDDSSVPYFYNGYFYITRFETGQDYPIFARKKGSLSAEEEILFNCNEMAKGHAYFKLGGLSISPDNKFASFGVDIVGRRIYTIQIKNLETGEILADKIENVTGASVWANDNNTIFYVRQDEVTLRADKVFRHKLNTSSENDVLVYDETDDTFNVSISKEKSRKYIVIGSGSTLTTEYRILNSNNPDGEFAVFQPRVRGLEYSISHYEDSFYILTNKDKATNFKLMKTPEDKTGKKNWVDLIPHREDVLLEDIEIFKNYLVIEERSNGLNHIRIMPWNDEPDYYLPFGSETYNAYTTTNVDFDTDILRYSYQSLATPSSVIDFNMKTKTKEILKEQEVLGGKFDKNNYVEERVWATARDGVKVPISMVYRKGLEKNGKNPLLLYAYGSYGITMDTYFSSTRLSLLDRGFVYAIAHIRGGEDLGRQWYEDGKLLKKKNTFTDFIDCSKFVIDQKYTSPEHLYAEGGSAGGLLMGVIVNEAPELYNGVIAQVPFVDVITTMLDDSIPLTTGEYDEWGNPNNKKYYDYMLSYSPYDNVKAQEYPNMYVSTGLHDSQVQYWEPAKWVAKLRDLKTNNKLLFLDTNMDAGHGGASGRFEALKDLAKEFSFLLDLEKIKS